The sequence cgatctagtttgagtgaatcttatatcagaatagaagattctcaagcataaacaaactaggtgcaatcaaatttcaacaaccgttagtcaatcaaatcaatcgaaaactaataataaactgcacttatctagtttcccaccaacggtactcgtagaggttcacaatcccaaagaagtctttaaaacgagcgtccatgagagatttcgcctaattaggatactttcctctccgaatagacggctccaccagtaacaacacaacaaggtagttttgctggctctgaggattagtttgcttgaaatgcaaacttcaatatttataggccaatgaagtttagacaccaaggaatttccaaaaccgaatattctcaaagatatgcaataaacgccaaaatcagttttcataatttctggaaatgacttgtccaaatattgaccgaaatcttagtagaaaatatccaattagtaaatgcacattactaatttttattttctaaagatatgcatttaattgctggaaattaaaagcatataaaactaaaaaccttaattgaaagattctcaatttatttcgatccgggattctcctttagatattaaggaatatctttgaacaataaaagataagagttactccacatgttcaaagtatgtcgacatctttaatttgtaaatcctttttcatatttacaatctcggaaccgatttgccacacttccaaacaagtatagaattgattcatttgatttccaagaactaagtgattgattatcctatcaaatcatcaATCAtgtgtttaacggttctaccaaaataagtttcggttctacctccatgtgcgtactaggatcagtcacactagttaccaaaagttgattgactaggtactaggatcggttaccacatatatatggtatgtaACTTGTATTCGGCTGCACAAGTCATATGATCGATCTCACTAAGattttgttgcacctcttaccaggatcgattcccctacttgtgatcggttgtacctcttactagggtcggttccccaatatctagagttggtcataccaactaCAATATTTCGATCATACcgtctcaagtgattacttaagatcagtttcactaataaaagtcataccaatacgaaagtcaggccttgtgaatagttttaccaagatacataaacaagttatgagcggttatactaaacacacatattggtaatccaaagatttgcaatgaataacaataccaataagcctagcgatttccctttcgattcataacacgagtttatgaattgtacttcctttaaacgaatgtaaaacattgtttcctaggacgaaatcttcacccgtacccatacataatcacaataacatttatacgattatgtcaatgtcttatatacaaagtccAAAAGATAGactttatacttcgtattgtaattccttaatactatgtctaactagagtataatcattcacagcttcacagttatgttttcaatatgcacgacttgaaagatacgttaggaatgaaacagttcaagtcaaatattactaacctcaaatggaaagatgatgtcgtcgttgtagttctttacttcttcacattcttcaagtcttcacgtaatacttctaagtctcatatcctagtaactttctagctaacctatacgaagttgactctagtaaataatcaagcgactctttaaatgagttttgattcactaaaatatgaaaaccaaacttgacatacaaacgcttgttgggttaaaccgagctatgctctaacatccttggtgtccaaacttccttggtctataaatacccaagtttgcatttcaagcaaaccatcctaagagccagcaaaactaccttgttgtgttgttactggtggagaagTCTATTCATAGAGGAaactaccctaattaggcgaaatctcttacgaccgcttgtttaaagacttctgttggatcaagaagctctacgagtaccgttggtgggaaactagataattgcagtattattagttttcgattcgatttgattgactaaagtggttgaactttgattgcacctagtttgtttattcttgagaattttctcttctgatataagattcacttaaactagatcgaagtatcgacgggatctttagaactgtttgtagatctaaagacatctagtgataatccattattaacagactcagttctgtgcgtaattgatcacaagagattcaagttgtggtgtacaagtgtttattgaagatttgaagacgaagaagatttcttatttgggttcataatttttggtgtgcacaaaacttgaacggctgggatccaactataatcagtttatctttgatagatttgattgattagctaCGAAGATCGGCATCAGTGTTTAGCATCTTGATAGATcgtattattgattgcataatctaaacactgctactttggtagttgttggatagattgatctaaacccgacaaatgagtttattggattaaacagaagatcctttatctaactcatatcactgagattgaatagagttgttaccgaacagatttgttgttcctttactgcttggaatacgaaccaaaagaattgttccagtgcgtgcacttattgaatgtcggaagcacagggatactgaagaaactaggtgaactataggtttagttgcttggtctcaactatacgaagttggtgtgattttttatagcggattaattatgagagtattcaattctggactaggtcccggggtttttatgcatttgcggtttcctcgttaacaaaatcttgttgtgtcttttacttttgttttccgcaattataattgttgttattataatttaaagtaaaatacacaaacgttaactccgtattacttgatagtgatcctatagagtttggttaagtacaaacctattatcaagtaatcacactttgattgttgtgtctccatctcgtatccatagacgatcacacaaagtgtgagtaccgattcgttgtattgtctcgactcagtccatagacaatcactttcggtaagaggacttacaggtggaaaagtttaagattgtggtatatttgggtaccctcgtcttttcaatttgtatcagagcaggcaaacacgaaaagatctaacaatttgtgtttggtgcgatccaacctataagaaatgagtcaaaataagaaaagaaaagataaaattaTGAATAACTCTGTTAACGTTCATCAAGATGATGAGAATATGGTTTCAGaaaaggtcaatggaaattggtctgaCAAACATTTTGGAAAATCAAGGAGAAAGTCTAAGACTGATAACTTGATTAAGGATCAGGATTCTGATCTGAAAAGAATGAATCCAAAAACAAATGAACATGTTTTGGATCCATCTCCAATCACCGGTGGAAAACCACCATCGAAataaagaaacacaactaaagagttgatcacttggtcttttgcttcttgtgGGCCGCCACCTTCCTCATTTCCCTGAACAAAGCTTTTTCACTTGGGTGTTTAATTTTATCAAGATTTTCctcgacttccttcatttcttcgaGGGATAGCATATCTCCTTCCTCGTACTTGCAACcaaacatcttcttcatcttcccaagccgacgccgctagtttcatacatccaacacataattagtatatatatgctaatataagattatgtctACATTAAACGGCTAAggaattaacaatacttactagcaaccCAAgagtcttattaagttgggccatTGTAGGTGGTGCCTCTGTAGGAGTTGAAACCggagggtttttctggggtggaacttggacgtcgtccgggcgcacgacaaaaggatgtCACCATTCCAGGTAATTATCAATGTAGTTGGGATCAGCTGCATCACCGTTGTTCACAAGCTCCCAATTACTAATATCTACCAAATTACtcggttccctatccctccaatatGTTGGTTCTGGAACTGGATCATACACTACCCTCAACTTTGTGGAAGTTGTAATGCACTCACCCAAGTCAATAGCGTACCTTACAGTAGAGGCTGTCATGAAACAaggtaattgcttatatccaagttgccgcaTGACACGTCGAGTatcagccataacgtatccctttgggtggaacaacggtCCATTATAGAATGCAACGTTATTAAACCTCATAATTTGGTGGTTCTCTCTAGTCTCCTTGTAAGGTTCGAACACAACgtctttggtagtcatcgcgtccagaACCAATCTCATATCTATCAGTCGACCATTGTTACCGGGTTTCGGAGTATTGTTGAACAGGTATCTCTTAGCTCTAAGCGCCTCAAGTTAAAAAAGGTATATAATCTTCAAGTAGGgttgtccttgaacaatgttgggaagtgttcataagcccacacctataccaaTGTGGAATAATACATATAAGAATCAGTAAATgttgtttctaagttcataatAAAGGTATATGTGatacataagaacataagtttaaaaataaaattacctggaGCAGAGTGAAATTCCCAACAAATTGGTATGTAACAGCCTTAGAGGCACTTCTCATCTCcgccatcaaatgtgccattaccacggtgTCCCAAGAATAGTTATAGACATCTTCCAACGGGTCCAAGTATTTAAGgaggtttgcactaaccctgttgccactagtgtcagggaataccatAGTTCCCAAGATGAATAATAGGTACGCAACGGCTGTATAACGAATTTGtgcagggtcccatccatcctccaaacttctttgctgcgttttttcaaacttcttcttaagcagtGTCAGCTTGATTATATTTGTCTTACTAGAATTAAATACATATaagctttccacagaagttttgtagtcccaacccaacAACTTGTTTGTCAGGGCgtccaacttcgaccattctaggtccggacaattatctccttctgcaattgattttccgATAACATtaaagcctagaatgttctgaacATCATCGTGGATCAAGGTTATCTCCCCAAACgcgaagtgcatggtatcagtttcaccatgacACCTTTCGACTAAGCAATTTACTGTCACAAAATCacacttcacataattttcaaccaaagcatatagaccagaatctCTTACTAATGTTTGAACCTTTTCACattccttagacaaatcccaatgagaaTGGgtttggtttcggcaaacacgcacaactttcttatgatcctacaattaggagatagtACGATTAAATGATTTTATATAAATACACAagaatacatatgcacaagataaaaaattcttacataggtttgatagatagtacgagcccacatGATTGTCaacttcaccccaaattctaccacgagcAAGgccaggtatcatgtcatcaacatgaggaaggtgggaacctttaacttttactttgtcATTGCCTTTGCCTTGTGTCGGTTGTTTAAttggcccaccaacttcgctttggcttgctaattgacttggatgaacctcattatcttcctcctcactttcctcttcatcttgctcatcgtcCTCAACTGTTCCAGCAGGTTCACGGATTACAagtcgactacggtcaccaccactctcccaaattatcctTCTTGTATCAGCCTCCAAACGCCTTTTGCGACCTtgatctttccctcgaggaggcagagactgaggagtatAAAGActgtccttccttcttctcttaatgacaacatctttagtttttcctttgttagcttccttggctCTAGCCCTATATCAAAAGACACACGAAATGAATATAAGACAATTCACTTTCATTCTTAATACCAGCATAGATTTACGAAAAACAAACTATTCCATGACACAAACCGGCATAGTAATTTGGAAAAAACAGCATGCCGGTACACTATTCTGGTAGTTAACAACAACTATCGACAATTCCGGTACTCCCTAGGCTGTTCCTGGATACAAATAGAGCACTACCGGCACACACGAAAAAATTCGACTCAATGCCGTAACTAGGTACCGGCATACATTGcaacataaaatcaatgccagtactAGTAAGAAATTCTAGGGGTTTCCTGGATACCAAAAGATCACTACCGGCATAATCGGATAAATGTAAACCAATGTCGTAACATACTACCGACATAGTGTTCAACCTAATTTCAATGCCGGTACAGaacattcagtttcaggtgaATCTGGGTTTGAAAACGACATTGTATTCATACTCAAATCAACGCCGTAACTAAATACCGGCATTGCCTTCATTCTAAATTAAATGCCATAATCCATTACCGGCACTGTAgtcatactaaaatcaatgttggtactcactgaaactcaactgtttaaGTTAGGGTTCGCGATTATAACGAACGATTCTAACCCAAACCCACTGCTATAAATCGATTCAAACACTTCTAAAACAgttcaaaatcacttaccttctcacggaagccatgtttacgagaggttgattgtccgagttcgcttcctcttctttttcttgctcttgagcaatcaaagcaagcctttgTTCTAATTTTTTTTGAGCAACCGATTTTGACttcgattgggcatctgatttctttcttggaggcatggttatgattcgggtaggttaatcgacgaagaaatttttgaatcaacgattaatcgtcgacgaagaacggatgaagaacgatgaagaagaagatagaagaattttttttcttcaaaacctaaccctagtGTGCCGGAACTGATTTGAGAGAATGGGGGATAAATGATTTGGcttttagattttaagttttagtagaaaGAGTATTATAGTCATttcataataatttttaattaaccaaagggtattttagtatttttcatacccaaaaatcaccccttagcagacataACTGATTGgaggaagtaatttatatcccccaattagtttcaatATCCCCCGATCGGGTGAGTTCTCACTCACAAACCCTGTTTGGCATTAGGAAATTCGTAATGGCTATTATTCGTTTGACGAATCGCTAACTAGGACCTGAATGGCTGAGTTTCTAATCTAGCTGAGTTTCTAGTCTATCTATTTAAATGACGGCTATCTTTGATCAGTCAACTGACTTGACGCTGGTCCAAAATAAGCATCAATTTAGTTGGTTTTTTCCCTCCCAAAACTATCCTAAAACggcagtttttcttttttttttttcttttttctgtcaTTCTCTTTCCCATGTAAAGCTTAAATGGTCAATGTCCTTCTGATCTTTATCTTACTTCTTCACAACAAATTCATACATATGTTTTGAACCTTTCTCTCTTTCTCCCTAATCTCTCTAATCATAAGATCCAGAAGGGTTTTCCTTTCTCCTACCCCTACCTAACGCATATTCGGAGCACTACATTATCAGGTAATAAACTTTATAACAAGCCCTAATATCCTTTAGTTTCGATCTGTCATGGATATAAAAATTAGACTTGTAAATCGCTAAGAAATAGTAGGAATGATTTTTGCATACTTACCAGCTACTAGTATGGATCCTTTAGTTTCAAATGATCAGTTCTACCATCACTACACATTGAGAACTAGCCTGTTTGCATACCTTGAGTCAAGCTGTCGTTAGATCTAGTGATGTACCGTCGTTCTTTCTAGTCTCGGTAAAACTTGTATTCACTAAGACAGCCAGCAGATCTGCCACAAACGAAAAACCATCAAAGTACCCTAATTAAATCTAATGTATATTTGAAGATTTAAGAGAACAATTCTTTAATATCCAGTATTTCCTTCATTAGCAAAAATAGATTTGTTATCTGTATATTGGATTAGTTTGTCATTCCGGTGATATTCGCTACAGTTTTTACAAGTTTCTGGTTTCAATTGATTTCAATGTGCAGATGACGTCAATTCGACCATTCACTTTCACGGATATTCAGAAAATTTCAACCATGGGCCTTGATGCAAGCACCCCCATAGTATGCCTTAAACTTTGTACTATTCTGTCTTTTCAGTTCCGTGGTTCTTAATCTGATAATTTGCGTTTCTTTATAAACTCTTGCAGCATCCTGATCAATCCTACTTCTTATATTCGCTAAGCAACTATCAAACTGCGTGCTTTGTTGCAGAAGGTCCTGATGGTACCATAATGGGTTATAGTAAGTCCTCCGACTCTcccatattctttttttttaatgagcTAGCAGTTTAGAAGGAAACTAACTGGACCAAACAACTGTCAGACAAGCTAATCCTTTGTAGTTTAAAGAGATTTAAATGGGAATAGACTTGATGGTAGTTTAGTCTTGCAGAGATTAACAGGTGAGGTATTAGAGATACCCCATTCACCGTTATAGCTTGATTCATGATATCACTGATTCTCAACTCAGTAAATCCAGTAGGGTCAACATTGTCATAAATGGCTAAGGGTACTTCATGCCTCCCAAGGGTACTGCCACCCCCCTAATATCTAGACCATATCCCGCTTTCAGTTTGATGCTCTTTCTTTAAGAAGGCCTCTGTCCCGTTGAATACTCCTCCGACTTCTGGAACACTTGGGAGTAGGTTGAGGTTGCCAAATAGAAATATTACGGAAATTATTTGCCTTGAGACCCTGTATAATTCAGAATCCATGCTGTTTGGAATCTTACGGGCCCTTTTAGCTTAAAGAGCTCTATTATGGGTTCAAAATCTTTAAGACCCAAACCACCTTAGTTGTGAGGAGAGCACACATGTCCCCAGTTTATAGCATGGATATTAGAATCCAAGTAGAATTCTCTCTTATTCTCCTCATGGTATATACAAATACTGCAGCTAGGAACTTTCAAAGCAAAAATTAGGTGATTAAAGCAAGGAATTAAGTCTGACTTAAATAACACATCTTTACTTGCAAAGGTGAGGGATTCGGCTTTCCAACACTGCAGTTTATTAGAAACTTTTTCCACTACAGCACAGAAATATTTGGTGTAGAGCCTACCTCGGCCAGCTGATGGGGAACCCAACTTTTAATGTCTTCTCAGCCTGCCTTTTAATTTGCATCTAGAAAGGCACAAATTTCAATTTGTGGGGTAAACATAGTGTTAAGAATTGTGCACTGAATATATTCAGCTTATCTCAAAAGCAAATGAGATGAACTCTTAGGCCTTAGATATATACTAAAGTTAGGAGTACATATAAAAAACAAGAAACAATGTAGGAAGCAATAAAAGTACCATGCCATAATGAGTGCTGCTGATACCCTAAACCAATTCTAATGCATTCTATATTATCTGCACAGGAGTTTCTTCCATGATAATTTATTTATCTCTAGATTAATCCTTTTCTTGGTCTCGTTATTTACATATCACTGCAACTTTGTACTTCGTAGTTAAAGGGAATTTGAAGGAGATTAAAGATGGTGATGTTACTTGTAAATGTGGTTCAATAATTGGAGTTTATGTTAACGATGAACATCGAAAACAAGGCGTGGCGACATTGCTGATAGAAGAGCTTAATGGTCTGCACCAATCTATGGGGTAAATAATATAGCTTTACGTTAATATGAATTTGGGGTTCGATTTTCTCTTATAGTgatcatatttttgatttttcgACCTGGGAAAATCTCTCTTTTTACAGAGCAATCTGGTCTTTAGTTAGGGTGCCAAAGAAAAATAATCCTGCCTCAAAATTGTTCAACAAGGTATGTGATCTAATTCGTGTAACAACTGGCCGAAATACCCAAAATTTATCATTTTACTTTAGTATAAAGACTTGTTTGAAATCCATATTTATATCTAGGGAAATGAGACTAAAAGTGTACATTTTAACCAAAATTAATTTGCTAAATTCTTGGTTCTCCAATTAATGATGATACTGTTTTTTCCCTTATTTGTTTTTTCTGTCCCGTGTGTTCTTTCCAGCTCGGGTATGTTTCCTCTAACAAAGGGCGGAGTTGCTTTGATGAGGACGATGGAGCAGACGGTGAAATATATGGAGAACGAAAGAGTGAGTTTCTATATTGTTCTCACGCTCATGGCAAGTGGTTTAACTTTTATTTATTGGATTAATGAGCTTATACTTATTTATCTCTATTTCAGAACTAGAGAAACTTTTGGGCGATGGGAAACCTTTCGAGGGCTCTGTCTCAGGATCTCTTAAGGATCTACACATCTAACAGATCCAGGATGCTCGGATAATGCTCCACCCATGCGTATGAACTAAGTCATTTATTAAAGAAAAACTATATTTGCGTTCCCCCATCTTACTAGATAAACCTGTGCTTCGAACAGGGTACTTATACTTTTGTTTTGTGGCTGCACTATTTTGATTAGGTTTGATCATCTCTAACGAATCTCGGAAATGTACTTTAAACATGTTCATTAGTGTGTTTTGTGGCTGCACTATTTTGATTAGGTTTGATTTGATCATCTCTaagagcaaatcctatgggtagtgtcactctttcatttgaaagagtgcactaccaatttgaccaaatttgatgtttttatgGTAGCCTCATTTTCTTCCAATCCCATTCATGCATTTGTTTATATGGATGAGTGGTTGGGAGTGTAACACTTGACGGGGACTATTTCCCGTCATGAAAAAGAACAATAACCGGGAGACTGTATCCCGTTAATTAAAGAATTTATGGCTTGACGGGGACTGTTTCCCGTctaatttttatttcttatcTTCACGGGGGACTGTCCCCTGTTTCATTGatttttaagaatatttgaattttcttttgcCCAACGGCTACATTTCAGCCTATAAAACCAACTCCTCCGACTCTTTTCTCTTCATTCCactccaactccaactccaactcTTTTTTCTTCGTTCTACTCCATTTTTGTTTAGaagttttcttcttattttcgatTCAACACTCTCCATCCATGTCTTCTTCACCAACACCGACTACTTCAGCCCAAAAAGCTCAAAAAACTCGTAGGAAGCAACAAATTAAATTTACTACGGATGAAGATGTAGCTCTTTGCGAAGCACATATAGCAATAACGAGTGATGGTAGTGTTGGTGTGCATCAAGGAAAAACCAAATATTGGGATCGAATTATTCCATTATATATCGAGAAAATGAAAGGTAACCCAAATGATAGAGACAAAACTAGTTTAGAAAATCGAATATATCAGATAAAGAAAGACATTAAGCTATTTGTCGCCGTTCTTGGAAAACTATATTGAGGAGGACGAATAAGTGGTTACGGAGCCGAGCACACggtaaatatttttgtttcatacGTATTGCTCAATATGTTTGTAAATGAATAGTAATATGATAAGTTTACATTGTAGATGATACGTGGTCGGTGTGATTTCCACAAGATACATGGGAGACCCTTCATCCTTGATGAGTGCTACGAGATATACAAGAGTGAACCCAGTTATGATTACACCAAATATGTCAATATACCCCCGCTACCCCCACCACCCGTGGTCCAAGTTGTTGATGATATTGGTGTCGAATGTGTCCATGGTGCCGACGGTGTCGGGGAGGAAGAGACGAGAGTCTATTGCAACACAAGTGATGCTCaagtaaaaaagaaaagggtACCCGGGAAGAAAGCTCTTCAATCTCTTAAACAAGCAAAATATCAATGTGCTACTTCAGGTGATTCCATTGAATCCAATTTTAATAAAACCAATGAGAGAATGTTAAGCTATTTGAACGAGTAAGAACAACTAAAAGGGGATAATATgatcaaggaaaagaaaaaggcaCATGTAGA comes from Papaver somniferum cultivar HN1 chromosome 7, ASM357369v1, whole genome shotgun sequence and encodes:
- the LOC113292861 gene encoding N-terminal acetyltransferase B complex catalytic subunit NAA20-like; amino-acid sequence: MTSIRPFTFTDIQKISTMGLDASTPIHPDQSYFLYSLSNYQTACFVAEGPDGTIMGYIKGNLKEIKDGDVTCKCGSIIGVYVNDEHRKQGVATLLIEELNGLHQSMGAIWSLVRVPKKNNPASKLFNKLGYVSSNKGRSCFDEDDGADGEIYGERKKLEKLLGDGKPFEGSVSGSLKDLHI